The Eubacteriaceae bacterium Marseille-Q4139 genome has a window encoding:
- a CDS encoding iron chelate uptake ABC transporter family permease subunit, giving the protein MAGHPSVWEKQRREEAVVRSKAFQKNIFLLLVLAALVIMAGAGYLLMDSKMHNPKLFRFVLSLRLPTLAVMLTAAFAIGAASIIFQSVINNRIVTPCLLGMNSMYTLVHTAVVFFAGSGSLLVTNSNLSFAVDLLIMAVTATFIYGYLFRKTNHNVLYVLLIGTVLSSFFGSIQSTLVRIMDPNEYDSLLVSLVADFNNVNAEVIGFAVVLLGGLAFFLRKDLALLDVITLGKDQAINLGVDYDRTIRRLLLGVVLCIAVATAMVGPVSFLGLIIANLARQSLNTYRHGLLIVGSALMGMLAIIAGQLVMEHVFSFAVPISTFITIGGGIYFLYLLLFKKGGN; this is encoded by the coding sequence ATGGCAGGACATCCATCCGTCTGGGAAAAGCAAAGGAGGGAGGAAGCTGTGGTTAGATCAAAGGCCTTTCAGAAAAATATCTTTTTGCTGCTGGTTTTAGCGGCACTTGTTATCATGGCAGGCGCCGGCTACCTGCTTATGGACTCAAAAATGCATAATCCGAAACTGTTCCGATTTGTACTGAGCCTGCGGCTCCCCACGTTAGCCGTCATGCTGACAGCCGCTTTTGCCATCGGGGCTGCTTCCATCATTTTTCAGTCCGTCATCAACAACCGGATCGTGACGCCCTGCCTTCTAGGCATGAATTCCATGTACACCCTGGTACATACGGCGGTGGTGTTCTTTGCAGGCTCCGGCAGCCTCTTAGTGACAAACAGCAATCTGTCCTTCGCCGTCGACTTACTCATCATGGCCGTCACAGCCACCTTTATTTACGGGTATCTGTTCCGGAAAACCAACCACAACGTGCTGTATGTCCTGTTAATCGGTACGGTTCTGTCCTCCTTCTTCGGGAGCATCCAGTCCACGCTCGTGCGGATCATGGATCCCAACGAATACGACTCGCTTCTTGTATCGCTGGTGGCCGATTTCAACAATGTAAACGCCGAAGTCATTGGCTTTGCCGTTGTCCTTTTAGGCGGTCTTGCATTTTTCCTGCGAAAAGACCTGGCGCTTTTGGACGTCATCACCCTCGGAAAGGATCAGGCCATCAACCTCGGCGTCGATTATGACAGGACGATCCGCCGGCTTCTGTTAGGCGTGGTGCTCTGTATCGCCGTTGCCACGGCCATGGTGGGGCCCGTGTCGTTCCTCGGCCTGATTATCGCAAATCTGGCCCGCCAGAGCCTCAATACCTACCGGCACGGCCTCTTAATCGTCGGCTCTGCTCTCATGGGGATGTTAGCCATCATCGCCGGCCAGCTTGTGATGGAGCATGTCTTCTCCTTTGCCGTCCCCATCAGCACCTTTATCACCATCGGCGGCGGCATTTACTTTTTATACCTGCTGCTCTTTAAGAAGGGAGGAAATTAA
- the gpr gene encoding GPR endopeptidase, which produces MEETERKTFEVRTDLAMEERESFPGDGGEISGVELREWEKKDSGIRLTEVVIKNEQGARSMRKPVGTYLTLEAPLLFKQDSHEETSKELARQIRLLFSRRGFRLDQRKPSVLVVGLGNPEATPDSLGPRVLEHLPMTRHLCTEYGEGFSEEQGLPVLSGIVPGVMAQTGMETAEILRGIIEETRPDAVLAIDALAARTVHRLGVTIQLSDTGIHPGSGVGNHRSGLTKESLGVPVFALGVPTVVGAAAIVHDTVGAMTELLRRNTATGQYGDFVENLEPEEQYELIREILEPQFGPMYVTPHDIDEKVERLSRTVAEAIHEAFFR; this is translated from the coding sequence ATGGAAGAGACAGAAAGAAAGACCTTTGAGGTGAGGACCGACCTTGCCATGGAAGAGCGGGAGAGCTTTCCTGGAGACGGCGGCGAGATTTCAGGCGTGGAGCTAAGGGAATGGGAGAAAAAAGATTCCGGGATCCGCCTCACAGAGGTTGTTATTAAAAATGAACAGGGTGCACGGAGCATGCGAAAGCCGGTGGGCACGTATCTGACACTGGAGGCACCGCTCCTTTTTAAGCAGGATTCCCATGAGGAGACGTCAAAGGAGCTGGCAAGACAGATCAGGCTTTTGTTTTCCCGCCGCGGGTTCCGGCTTGACCAAAGAAAGCCGTCGGTGCTGGTGGTGGGGCTTGGGAACCCGGAGGCGACGCCGGATTCTTTGGGGCCGCGGGTATTGGAGCATCTTCCGATGACGCGCCATCTCTGCACCGAATACGGAGAGGGTTTTTCTGAGGAACAGGGCCTTCCCGTGCTTTCCGGGATTGTCCCCGGCGTCATGGCACAGACCGGCATGGAGACGGCGGAAATCCTGCGCGGCATCATCGAGGAGACAAGGCCGGACGCTGTCCTTGCCATCGACGCGCTGGCTGCCAGAACGGTACACAGGCTCGGCGTCACCATCCAGCTTTCCGACACGGGGATCCACCCCGGCTCCGGCGTCGGGAACCACAGAAGCGGGCTTACAAAGGAGAGCCTTGGCGTCCCCGTGTTTGCCCTCGGCGTCCCGACCGTGGTAGGCGCGGCGGCCATCGTCCATGATACGGTTGGTGCCATGACAGAGCTTCTTCGCAGGAACACGGCTACGGGCCAGTACGGCGATTTTGTGGAAAATCTGGAGCCGGAGGAGCAGTATGAGTTAATCCGGGAAATTCTGGAGCCCCAGTTCGGCCCCATGTATGTGACACCCCATGATATTGACGAAAAAGTGGAACGGTTAAGCCGGACGGTGGCGGAGGCGATCCATGAGGCGTTTTTCAGGTAA
- the rpsT gene encoding 30S ribosomal protein S20, producing the protein MANIKSAKKRILVAETKAARNKAIRSRVKTYVKKVEAAITAGDKAAAQAALLSAISEIDKATSKGVYHKNTASRKVSRLSKAVNAMA; encoded by the coding sequence TTGGCTAACATTAAATCTGCGAAGAAAAGAATCCTGGTAGCAGAGACGAAGGCTGCCAGAAACAAAGCGATCCGTTCGAGAGTAAAAACTTATGTAAAGAAAGTGGAAGCTGCGATTACTGCCGGTGACAAGGCTGCTGCACAGGCTGCGCTTCTTTCCGCCATCAGCGAAATCGACAAAGCTACTTCCAAGGGCGTATATCACAAGAATACGGCTTCCAGAAAAGTATCCCGTTTGTCCAAAGCTGTGAACGCAATGGCTTAA
- a CDS encoding helix-turn-helix transcriptional regulator, producing the protein MKMTTSRVSDTEKYIRLQDGTGHAHIQVYQVFPGVELAYRNISMKQCPMGNPKDGTFLEIHYCREGRMEYCLENDCHYLFPGDLSVFFRRQAPQTPSFPTGHYRGISVGIHMETAPQCFSCFLKDVKVQPRKIACRLCSSCPFFILHSQAQMKSFFSALYEVPESQRAGYLKIKVMELLYILNGISEETPAAAVSSAHGQLRLARSVSAHLKENLDEKITVSELARQFHISARHLQTSFKSVYGVSVFSYIKVLKMQEAAHALAETELPVLEIAARFGYNNPSKFSSAFQKVIGKTPLEYRKAHRRF; encoded by the coding sequence ATGAAGATGACAACATCCAGGGTATCCGATACTGAAAAATATATCCGTCTCCAGGACGGTACCGGCCACGCACATATTCAGGTGTATCAGGTCTTTCCCGGCGTCGAGCTGGCCTACCGAAACATCAGCATGAAGCAGTGTCCCATGGGAAATCCCAAAGATGGAACCTTCCTGGAAATCCATTACTGCCGCGAAGGGCGGATGGAATACTGCCTGGAAAATGACTGCCATTATCTGTTTCCCGGCGATCTGTCCGTTTTCTTCCGCCGCCAGGCGCCTCAGACGCCGTCTTTTCCCACCGGACATTACCGCGGAATATCGGTCGGGATCCATATGGAAACGGCGCCGCAATGCTTTTCCTGTTTCTTAAAGGACGTCAAAGTCCAGCCGCGCAAGATTGCCTGCCGGCTTTGCAGCAGCTGCCCGTTTTTCATTCTCCACAGCCAGGCGCAAATGAAAAGCTTCTTTTCCGCACTCTATGAAGTTCCGGAAAGCCAGCGGGCAGGCTATCTAAAAATCAAGGTAATGGAACTTCTCTATATCCTGAACGGGATTTCCGAAGAAACGCCTGCCGCCGCAGTTTCCTCCGCTCATGGGCAGCTCCGTCTGGCCCGGTCGGTTTCCGCCCATTTAAAGGAAAATCTTGACGAGAAAATCACCGTATCCGAACTGGCGCGGCAGTTCCACATCTCTGCCCGCCACCTTCAGACTTCCTTTAAGAGCGTTTACGGCGTCTCTGTTTTTTCCTATATAAAAGTTCTGAAAATGCAGGAGGCCGCGCATGCGCTGGCAGAAACGGAGCTTCCCGTCCTGGAAATCGCTGCCCGTTTCGGCTACAACAATCCCAGCAAATTTTCCTCAGCCTTCCAGAAGGTCATCGGAAAGACGCCGCTGGAATACCGGAAAGCACACCGCAGATTTTAG
- the lepA gene encoding translation elongation factor 4, translating into MAAADQSKIRNFCIIAHIDHGKSTLADRIIEQTGLLTSREMQAQVLDNMDLERERGITIKSQAVRTVYKAKDGEEYIFNLIDTPGHVDFNYEVSRSLAACDGAILVVDAAQGIEAQTLANVYLALDHDLDVFPVINKIDLPSAEPDRVAAEIEDVIGIEAEDAPRISAKMGIGIDEVLEAIVHKIPAPKGDPEAPLKALIFDSLYDSYRGVIVFCRVMEGTVKKGTPVRMMATGASYDVVEVGYFGAGQFIPCDELSAGMVGYITASIKNVRDTRVGDTITNRENPCAEPLPGYKKVTPMVYCGLYPADGAKYPELRDALEKLRLNDASLFFEPETSVVLGFGFRCGFLGLLHLEIIQERLEREYNLDLVTTAPSVVYRVHKTNGEVFDLTNPTNLPDPSEIDYMEEPIVTAEIMVTTEFVGAIMKLCQERRGVYLGMEYMEATRALLKYELPLNEIIYDFFDALKSRSRGYASFDYELKGYEKSDLVKLDILINKEEVDALSFIVFGGSAYERGRKMCEKLKDEIPRHLFEIPIQAAVGGKVIARETVKAMRKDVLAKCYGGDITRKKKLLEKQKEGKKRMRQVGSVEIPQKAFMSVLKLDDE; encoded by the coding sequence ATGGCAGCAGCCGACCAGAGCAAAATCAGGAATTTCTGCATCATTGCCCATATCGACCATGGGAAGTCGACCCTTGCAGACCGGATCATCGAGCAGACGGGGCTTTTGACGAGCCGCGAGATGCAGGCCCAGGTGCTTGACAACATGGATCTGGAGCGGGAGCGGGGGATCACGATCAAATCCCAGGCCGTGCGTACCGTTTATAAAGCCAAAGACGGAGAAGAATATATTTTCAACTTGATTGACACGCCAGGCCATGTGGACTTTAACTACGAGGTTTCCAGAAGCCTTGCGGCCTGCGACGGCGCGATCCTTGTGGTGGACGCGGCCCAGGGCATCGAGGCCCAGACGTTAGCGAACGTCTATCTGGCGCTGGATCATGACCTGGATGTGTTCCCGGTTATCAATAAAATCGACCTTCCGAGCGCAGAACCCGACCGGGTGGCGGCGGAAATTGAGGATGTGATCGGCATCGAGGCCGAGGACGCCCCGCGGATTTCCGCGAAAATGGGCATCGGCATCGACGAGGTTTTGGAGGCCATCGTCCATAAAATCCCGGCGCCGAAGGGCGATCCGGAGGCGCCCCTTAAAGCGCTTATTTTCGACTCCCTTTACGACTCCTACCGCGGCGTCATCGTGTTCTGCCGCGTCATGGAGGGCACCGTAAAGAAGGGGACTCCTGTCCGTATGATGGCGACGGGGGCGTCCTACGACGTGGTGGAGGTCGGGTATTTCGGCGCCGGCCAGTTCATCCCCTGCGATGAATTAAGCGCCGGCATGGTTGGCTACATCACGGCCAGCATTAAAAACGTCCGCGACACCCGCGTCGGCGATACGATCACAAACAGGGAGAACCCGTGTGCCGAACCGCTTCCCGGCTACAAAAAGGTGACGCCGATGGTGTACTGCGGCCTCTACCCGGCCGACGGCGCCAAGTATCCGGAACTGCGCGACGCCCTGGAAAAGCTGCGCTTAAACGACGCGTCCCTGTTCTTTGAACCGGAGACGTCGGTGGTGCTTGGCTTTGGCTTCCGCTGCGGTTTCCTGGGCCTTCTCCATCTGGAAATCATCCAGGAGCGGCTGGAGCGGGAATATAATCTGGATCTTGTGACGACGGCGCCCAGCGTTGTGTACCGCGTCCACAAGACCAACGGCGAGGTCTTTGACCTGACGAACCCGACGAACCTGCCGGATCCGTCGGAAATCGACTATATGGAAGAGCCCATCGTCACGGCGGAAATCATGGTGACGACAGAGTTTGTGGGCGCCATCATGAAGCTGTGCCAGGAGCGGCGCGGCGTGTATCTGGGCATGGAGTACATGGAGGCCACGCGGGCGCTCTTAAAATATGAGCTTCCGCTCAACGAGATTATCTACGATTTCTTTGATGCGTTAAAATCCAGGTCCCGCGGCTACGCATCCTTTGATTATGAGTTAAAGGGCTATGAAAAGTCGGATCTGGTGAAGCTTGACATCCTCATCAATAAAGAGGAAGTGGACGCCTTATCGTTCATCGTGTTCGGCGGCTCGGCTTACGAGCGGGGAAGGAAGATGTGCGAGAAATTAAAGGACGAGATCCCGAGGCACCTGTTTGAGATTCCGATCCAGGCGGCCGTCGGCGGCAAGGTCATCGCCAGGGAGACCGTAAAGGCCATGCGAAAGGACGTCCTCGCCAAGTGCTACGGCGGCGACATTACGAGAAAGAAAAAGCTTCTGGAAAAGCAGAAGGAAGGAAAGAAGCGGATGCGCCAGGTGGGAAGCGTGGAGATTCCGCAGAAGGCCTTCATGAGCGTCCTGAAGCTGGACGACGAATAG
- a CDS encoding glycoside hydrolase family 25 has product MGQMEEKRARFLSRRKKWLILSVLLAAAALVLILAAYGRRLTPVFASKYGVFGVDVSHHQGSVDWELFKEQGVQFAYIKATEGSSHTDTEFFKNLTGADAAGIAAGVYHFFSFDSSPETQAEHFISTAGDLSGHLPPAVDVEYYGDKEANPPPKEAVTESLSEFLALLEKEYGKKPVIYTTYKVYHRYLKGKFDGYPLWIRNVYYPPADIGRTWTFWQYSDRGELSGHAGAEAYVDLNVFGGTKAELEMLLLPAGEDGKGETS; this is encoded by the coding sequence ATGGGACAAATGGAAGAAAAGAGGGCGCGCTTCCTAAGCCGCCGGAAGAAATGGCTGATTCTCTCCGTGTTATTGGCGGCTGCCGCACTGGTTTTAATTCTGGCTGCTTATGGGAGACGCCTGACACCGGTCTTTGCTTCAAAATACGGCGTTTTCGGTGTCGATGTCTCCCACCATCAGGGAAGCGTGGACTGGGAGCTGTTTAAAGAGCAGGGCGTTCAGTTCGCTTATATAAAGGCTACGGAGGGGAGCAGCCACACGGATACGGAGTTTTTCAAAAACCTGACTGGGGCGGACGCGGCCGGAATCGCGGCAGGCGTCTATCATTTCTTCAGCTTTGACAGCAGCCCTGAGACCCAGGCGGAACACTTTATCAGTACGGCAGGAGACCTTTCCGGACACCTGCCTCCGGCCGTGGACGTGGAGTATTACGGGGATAAGGAGGCGAATCCGCCGCCAAAGGAAGCGGTGACGGAAAGCCTCTCGGAGTTTTTGGCCCTTTTGGAGAAGGAATACGGGAAAAAGCCGGTGATCTATACGACTTACAAGGTGTATCATCGGTATTTAAAAGGGAAATTCGACGGATATCCTCTTTGGATACGGAATGTCTATTACCCGCCCGCCGACATCGGCAGGACATGGACGTTCTGGCAGTATTCTGACCGCGGAGAGCTTTCCGGCCATGCGGGGGCGGAAGCGTATGTGGATCTCAATGTCTTTGGCGGGACAAAGGCGGAGCTTGAAATGCTTTTGCTCCCGGCCGGAGAGGATGGAAAAGGAGAAACGTCATGA
- a CDS encoding iron chelate uptake ABC transporter family permease subunit — protein MFHKICQKSWFGTLILTALLVPLSIFSLFVGVIDLDVQTLFSGGDAMKWKIFLLSRIPRLFAVLCTGVGMSVAGLIMQQLCMNKFVSPTTGATISSAQFGILMSLIFMPNVGMWGKTLFSFSTAILGTWVFVWFIQKIQFKDTVLVPLVGIMFGNVIGGITNFFAYKFEVTQQLSSYLVGSFSLVIRGSYELVFLAVPLVVLAFLYANHFNIVGMGKDFAGNLGVNYRVILFLGLTIAAVITASVVTVVGSISYIGLLVPNIVAMFRGDKIRGTLTDTALFGALFVLAADIIARSVIMPYELPIELIIGIAGSLLFIVLLLYKLKHGRTSIRLGKAKEGGSCG, from the coding sequence ATGTTCCATAAAATCTGCCAGAAAAGCTGGTTCGGTACCCTGATCCTTACGGCGCTTCTGGTGCCGTTATCCATTTTTTCTCTGTTTGTCGGAGTCATCGACCTCGACGTGCAGACGCTTTTTTCCGGCGGGGACGCTATGAAATGGAAGATCTTTCTGCTGTCCCGGATCCCGCGGCTTTTCGCCGTGCTCTGTACCGGGGTGGGTATGAGCGTCGCCGGCCTTATTATGCAGCAGCTCTGCATGAATAAATTCGTATCGCCTACCACAGGCGCCACAATTTCTTCGGCCCAGTTCGGTATCCTGATGTCGTTAATTTTCATGCCGAACGTGGGCATGTGGGGCAAAACGCTTTTTTCCTTTTCGACGGCAATTTTAGGCACCTGGGTCTTCGTCTGGTTCATCCAGAAAATCCAGTTCAAAGATACGGTGCTGGTGCCCCTGGTCGGAATCATGTTCGGCAATGTGATCGGCGGCATCACCAATTTCTTTGCCTATAAATTCGAGGTGACACAGCAGCTTTCCTCGTATCTGGTGGGTTCCTTTTCCCTGGTGATCCGCGGAAGCTATGAGCTGGTGTTCTTAGCTGTTCCCCTGGTGGTGCTGGCCTTTCTTTATGCCAACCACTTCAACATCGTGGGGATGGGAAAGGATTTTGCCGGAAACCTGGGCGTCAATTACCGCGTCATTCTGTTTCTGGGCCTGACAATCGCCGCCGTCATCACGGCCAGCGTTGTCACCGTGGTGGGCTCGATCTCCTATATCGGCCTCCTGGTTCCCAACATTGTCGCCATGTTCCGCGGCGATAAAATCCGCGGGACGCTGACTGATACGGCCCTGTTCGGCGCTCTGTTTGTTCTGGCTGCCGATATCATCGCCAGATCCGTAATTATGCCCTACGAGCTTCCCATCGAACTGATTATCGGCATTGCCGGAAGCCTGTTATTTATCGTCCTGCTCTTATACAAGCTGAAGCATGGCAGGACATCCATCCGTCTGGGAAAAGCAAAGGAGGGAGGAAGCTGTGGTTAG
- a CDS encoding oxygen-independent coproporphyrinogen III oxidase — protein MKKNMELYIHVPFCVKKCAYCDFLSFPADEGTKRRYVEKLMEEMRTMGAVCRDNTVSTVFVGGGTPSILKGEWMEELFSVLRENFSLEPDAEISMEANPGTVTKEKLFSYRRAGINRLSFGLQSAKERELSALGRIHSFEDFLESFRAARECGFENINVDLMSALPGQTADSWMETLKRTAELSPEHISAYSLIVEEGTPFYEAYGSEAGRKLLPDEETEREMYHRTKAFLRECGYERYEISNYAKPGFACLHNIGYWTGVPYLGLGLGAASYLNGKRFSGHGDMETYLASAAGTYENEVQLTKKDMEEEFFFLGLRLTKGVSLAEFKERFGEDAAAVYPGVMERFVKEGAANLSDGRFFLTDYGMDVSNYVMAEFLQE, from the coding sequence ATGAAAAAAAACATGGAGCTTTATATCCACGTCCCGTTCTGCGTAAAGAAATGCGCCTACTGCGACTTTTTATCGTTTCCCGCAGATGAGGGGACGAAGAGGCGGTATGTGGAAAAGCTGATGGAAGAGATGAGGACAATGGGTGCCGTCTGCCGGGACAATACGGTTTCAACCGTGTTTGTGGGCGGCGGCACCCCTTCTATATTAAAAGGGGAATGGATGGAAGAGCTGTTTTCCGTCCTGCGGGAAAATTTTTCCCTGGAGCCGGATGCGGAAATCTCCATGGAGGCCAACCCCGGCACCGTGACGAAGGAAAAGCTTTTCTCCTACCGCCGGGCCGGCATCAACCGTCTAAGCTTCGGCCTCCAGTCGGCAAAGGAAAGGGAGCTTTCTGCCCTGGGGCGGATCCACAGCTTTGAAGATTTCCTGGAAAGCTTCCGGGCGGCCAGGGAATGCGGCTTTGAAAACATCAACGTGGATCTCATGTCGGCGCTTCCCGGCCAGACGGCGGACTCCTGGATGGAGACGCTAAAGCGGACGGCAGAGCTTTCGCCGGAGCACATTTCGGCGTACAGCCTGATCGTCGAGGAAGGGACGCCTTTTTATGAGGCCTATGGAAGCGAGGCGGGAAGAAAGCTTCTTCCGGACGAGGAGACCGAGCGGGAGATGTACCACCGGACAAAGGCATTTTTAAGGGAATGCGGCTATGAACGGTACGAAATCTCCAACTATGCAAAGCCGGGCTTTGCCTGCCTCCACAACATCGGCTATTGGACAGGGGTACCATATTTGGGACTAGGCCTCGGGGCGGCATCCTACCTGAACGGGAAGCGGTTTTCAGGACATGGGGACATGGAAACCTATCTGGCATCGGCGGCCGGGACGTATGAAAACGAGGTGCAGCTCACAAAAAAGGATATGGAAGAAGAGTTCTTCTTTTTGGGGCTGCGGCTCACAAAAGGCGTGTCCCTGGCAGAATTTAAAGAGCGGTTCGGTGAGGACGCCGCCGCCGTGTACCCAGGCGTCATGGAGCGGTTTGTAAAGGAAGGTGCGGCCAACCTTTCGGACGGACGGTTTTTCTTAACAGACTATGGCATGGACGTGAGCAACTATGTGATGGCGGAATTTTTGCAGGAGTAG
- a CDS encoding NUDIX domain-containing protein, translated as MKLTTLCYLEQDDKYLMLHRIRKKHDVNKDKWIGIGGKFEKGESPEDCLIREAMEETGYRLTSYRLRGVVTFLYNDEEAEYMFLYTADGFEGEPVLCDEGTLEWVRKDEIDALNLWEGDRIFFELLKEEHPFFSLKLHYRGDSLEEAVLDGTPMELLDVLDADGNPTGLVRERGLVHKRGDFHRTSHIWIARRRQDGGFDLLLQKRSREKESFPGCYDTSSAGHVPAGSGFLESAVRELSEELGIACREDELSFLGFYEEQYSGTFFGKPFRNHELGAVYVYTEPVDEHGLSLQESEVEAVCWMDMETVLSETEKENPGFCLEMGELLMVKKYLEGLR; from the coding sequence ATGAAGCTTACGACCCTCTGTTATCTGGAACAGGATGACAAATACCTGATGCTCCATCGGATCCGCAAAAAGCATGACGTCAACAAGGACAAATGGATCGGCATCGGCGGAAAGTTTGAAAAAGGCGAGAGCCCGGAGGACTGCTTAATCCGCGAGGCCATGGAGGAGACAGGCTACCGGCTCACCTCTTACCGTCTCCGCGGCGTCGTGACGTTCCTCTATAACGATGAGGAGGCAGAGTACATGTTCCTCTATACGGCCGACGGCTTTGAGGGGGAGCCGGTGCTCTGCGACGAGGGGACGTTAGAATGGGTCAGGAAGGATGAGATCGACGCGTTAAACCTCTGGGAGGGCGACAGGATCTTTTTTGAGCTTTTAAAGGAGGAACACCCGTTTTTCTCCTTAAAGCTCCACTACCGCGGCGACAGTCTGGAGGAAGCTGTCCTCGACGGGACGCCCATGGAGCTTTTAGACGTGCTGGATGCAGACGGGAACCCGACGGGACTTGTGAGGGAGCGTGGGCTCGTCCACAAGCGCGGTGATTTCCACAGGACAAGCCATATCTGGATCGCCAGACGGCGGCAGGACGGCGGCTTTGACCTTCTCCTCCAGAAGCGGAGCAGAGAAAAGGAGTCGTTTCCCGGCTGCTACGACACGTCGAGTGCCGGCCATGTGCCGGCGGGAAGCGGCTTTCTGGAATCGGCCGTGCGGGAGCTTTCTGAGGAGCTTGGCATCGCGTGCCGGGAGGACGAGCTTTCCTTCCTTGGATTTTATGAGGAACAGTATTCGGGGACGTTTTTTGGAAAGCCGTTCCGAAATCATGAGCTGGGCGCCGTCTATGTGTACACGGAGCCGGTGGATGAACATGGGCTCTCCCTTCAGGAATCAGAGGTGGAAGCCGTCTGCTGGATGGACATGGAGACGGTGCTTTCGGAGACAGAAAAGGAAAATCCCGGCTTCTGCCTGGAAATGGGCGAGCTCCTCATGGTAAAGAAGTATCTGGAAGGTTTGAGATGA
- a CDS encoding stage II sporulation protein P, with the protein MKQACPALFGAEEDGAAKSWLLRESPLLAALSESQGNAYERLLAESGRNGENGEKTAGGDGALAGEENAAGSEQDAAGAGASEGQGNSFAAGTGAQGNPAGQESAAGNQLGAGKEDAGTPENGSQDAAGTDMTAAANAAAPPGTIGEKISEKAAEPAFILEKLADYDYLMKNFYSVHPTTTAGRDVMNAEKFLSMDFSIDKEADGPQILIYHTHSQEEFSDFSENPEATIVGVGTYLAGLLEEKGYEVIHDTSVYDLRDGKLDRSQAYTYALDGITGILQKYPSIEVVLDVHRDGVAEGTHLVTEVNGKPTAQIMFFNGMSQTPDGPIEYLPNPNRDANLGFSFQLQLKAAEQFPGFTRRIYLKGLRYNEHVRARAVLIEVGAQTNTYAEAKNAMEPLAEILDAVLGGG; encoded by the coding sequence ATGAAGCAGGCGTGCCCGGCGCTTTTTGGCGCGGAAGAGGACGGAGCGGCCAAATCCTGGCTGCTTCGGGAGAGCCCGCTGCTTGCGGCACTGTCGGAGAGCCAGGGGAACGCGTATGAGAGGCTTTTGGCTGAAAGCGGCCGGAACGGCGAAAACGGGGAGAAAACCGCTGGCGGAGACGGCGCTTTGGCGGGAGAGGAAAACGCGGCGGGGAGTGAGCAGGATGCGGCCGGGGCCGGAGCTTCGGAGGGGCAGGGAAACTCTTTCGCAGCCGGAACCGGCGCCCAGGGCAATCCGGCCGGCCAGGAGAGCGCAGCCGGAAATCAGCTGGGAGCCGGGAAAGAGGATGCCGGCACCCCTGAAAACGGCAGCCAGGACGCGGCCGGGACAGACATGACGGCAGCGGCAAACGCCGCCGCGCCTCCCGGGACAATCGGTGAGAAAATCTCGGAAAAGGCGGCGGAACCGGCATTTATTTTAGAAAAGCTGGCCGATTATGACTATCTCATGAAAAATTTTTACAGCGTCCATCCGACGACGACAGCCGGCCGCGACGTGATGAATGCGGAAAAATTCCTGAGCATGGACTTTTCCATTGACAAGGAGGCCGACGGGCCGCAGATTCTCATCTACCACACCCACTCCCAGGAGGAGTTTTCCGACTTTTCAGAGAACCCGGAGGCGACCATTGTCGGCGTCGGAACGTACCTGGCCGGGCTTTTGGAGGAAAAGGGCTATGAGGTCATCCATGACACAAGCGTTTACGATTTGCGGGACGGGAAGCTGGACCGGAGCCAGGCTTATACATATGCATTAGACGGAATTACCGGGATTCTCCAGAAATACCCGTCCATCGAGGTGGTGCTTGACGTCCACCGGGACGGCGTCGCCGAGGGGACGCATCTTGTGACGGAGGTGAACGGGAAGCCGACGGCCCAGATCATGTTTTTCAACGGCATGTCCCAGACGCCTGACGGGCCCATCGAATACCTGCCGAACCCCAACCGGGACGCGAACCTAGGCTTCAGCTTCCAGCTCCAGCTAAAGGCGGCGGAACAGTTCCCGGGCTTTACCAGGCGCATCTACTTGAAAGGCCTGCGCTACAACGAACATGTGCGGGCGCGGGCGGTGCTCATCGAGGTAGGCGCCCAGACGAATACATATGCGGAGGCGAAAAATGCCATGGAGCCTCTCGCGGAAATCCTGGACGCAGTGCTTGGCGGCGGCTGA